Proteins found in one Misgurnus anguillicaudatus chromosome 3, ASM2758022v2, whole genome shotgun sequence genomic segment:
- the LOC129444015 gene encoding uncharacterized protein has product MDAMFCISGTDQGLQDEESTDQTSTESLDSVRNAGEQQQILQTKLKMCSIRLEDCSNLMMKIKTKHTADEYEDKHNDGHDFIPSDVKNKLCLDEEITSSTLSCITGGETLSSQRHLQRKHTEQKLCTRSKISFSALQDKKLHSEEHREKKKKKKKKKKFHCEQCGEDFGSLSHQRFHMRGHNAKKPFYCTECGHYFRTKNRLDCHKRIHTGEKPYECPHCEKRFSQTTNLRAHMFTHTNDSPYQCSECGKTFRDSSQLKLHQTLHTKEKPFQCLHCDKRFNRKTTLTAHQRLHTGEKPHYCHVCGKSFSHRGNLLSHQRIHTGEKPYKCAQCEKTFAYSSHFKAHQKLHTEDNPYRCDVCGKSFSRHDNLVRHQIIHTGEKPYKCSQCEKTFAQSGTLKSHERLHTGEKPHICSVCGRSFSHRSSLVSHQRLHTGEKPYVCLICEKKFTHAISL; this is encoded by the exons ATGGATGCGATGTTCTGTATATCAGGAACTGATCAGGGCTTACAGGATGAGGAATCtactgatcaaacctccacagagtctctggattctgtccgtaacgctggagaacagcagcagatcctgcagaccaaactcaaAATGTGTTCAATAAGACTGGAGGACTGCTcgaacctcatgatgaagatcAAAACTAAACATACAGCAGATGAATATGAAGACAAACATAATGATGGCCATGATTTTATTCCCTCAG ATGTGAAGAATAAATTATGTTTGGATGAAGAAATAACGTCCTcgactctttcctgcatcaccgGTGGAGAGACATTgagctcacagagacatttacagagaaaacacacagaacagaaactgtGCACCAGATCTAAGATCAGCTTTTCTGCCTTACAAGAtaagaaacttcattcagaagagcacagagagaagaagaagaagaagaagaagaagaagaagtttcactgtgagcagtgtgggGAGGATTTTGGCTCCTTATCTCATCAGAGATTTCACATGAGGGGACACAATGCTAAAAAACCTTTctactgcactgaatgtggccATTACTTCAGAACCAAAAACCGTCTTGATTGTCATAagagaattcacacaggagaaaaaccatacgagtgtcctcactgtgagaagagattTAGCCAAACAACTAATTTGAGGGCACATATGTTTACACACACCAATGACAGTCCTTATCAGTGCAGTGAATGTGGAAAAACCTTTAGGGATTCAAGTCAATTAAAATTACACCAAACACTACACACTAAAGAGAAACCCTTTCAATGTTTACACTGTGATAAACGGTTCAATCGTAAAACTACTCTTACAGCCCATCAGagacttcacactggagagaaacctcattaCTGTcatgtctgtgggaagagtttcagTCACCGTGGAAATTTACTGTCacaccagagaattcatactggagagaaaccttacaaatgtgctcagtgtgagaagacgtttGCTTATTCATCTCACTTTAAAGCCCATCAAAAACTTCATACTGAAGATAACCCTTATCGCTGTGATgtttgtggaaagagtttcagtcGACATGACAATTTAGTGAGACACCAgataattcatacaggtgaaaaaccttacaaatgctctcagtgtgagaagacgtttGCTCAATCAGGTACCTTAAAATCCCATGAGAgacttcatactggagagaaacctcatatttgtagtgtctgtgggaggAGTTTTAGTCATAGAAGCAGTTTAGTTTCACACCAGAGACTTCAtacaggagagaaaccttacgtctgcttgATCTGTGAGAAGAAATTCACTCATGCCATAAGTCTTTAA
- the LOC141349033 gene encoding uncharacterized protein, which translates to MMDEMCCKSVGTDLSMLDIDDFITEISQLKKEVALLETKLRLRGDEGLKREDSELSLTLLCYTESKPTDTQDTTVCDSNQDLQDEESTDQTSTESLDSVCNAGEQQQILQTKLNMCSVKLFDCSNLMMETGKETTEEKDHTDDDEDAVENFDNDDDDDFIPSDEKSDSCSEGEITSSTSKERRTAQSFSCTTCGKTLSSQGHLKRHEEKHNEEKLYTCRRCKISFTTLQEQRCHYSEEHREKKKKTKNNLFDCEHCGKNFVFLSYLKIHMKTHSGVKSFKCTECNKYFTSKGNLDVHQRIHTGEKPYKCPHCKKRFRYKPYLKKHVRIHTNERPYQCSECGKTFTDLGSLKSHQKTHSEEKPYQCSYCDKRFRHKSQLIVHERLHTGEKPYLCSYCASFGSVTLLLSS; encoded by the exons atgatggatgagatgtgctgtaaatcagtaggaactgatctgtccatgctggatattgatgatttcatcacagaaatctctcagctgaagaaagaggtggcgttactggagacaaagctgaggttaagaggagatgaaggactgaagagagag GACTCCGAGCTCAGTCTGACTTTACTTtgttatactgagtcaaagcccacagacactcaggacactacagtgtgtgacagtaatcaGGACTTACAGGATGAGGAATCtactgatcaaacctccacagagtctctggattctgtctgtaacgctggagaacagcagcagatcctgcagaccaaactcaacatgtgttcagtcaaactcTTTGACTGCTCGAACCTCATGATGGAGACTGGAAAAGAAACCACAGAAGAGAAAGATCACACTGATGACGATGAGGATGCAGTGGAGAATTTTGACaacgatgatgatgatgattttattcctTCAG ATGAGAAAAGTGATTCATGTTCTGAGGGGGAAAtaacgtcctcaacatcaaaagagcgacGGACAGCACAATCTTTTTCCTGCACcacctgtggaaagacattGAGCTCACAAGGACATTTAAAGAGACATGAGGAAAAACACAATGAAGAGAAACTCTATACCTGCAGGAGATGtaagatcagctttactaccttacaagaaCAGAGATGTCATTATTCAGAAGAgcacagagagaaaaagaagaagaCGAAGAACAATTTGTTTGACTGTGAGCATTGTGGGAAGAATTTTGTCTTCTTATCTTATCTAAAAATTCATATGAAGACACACAGTGGTGTAAAGTCTTTCAAGTGCACTGAATGTAACAAATATTTCACCAGCAAAGGAAACCTTGATgttcatcagagaattcacacGGGAGAAAAACCATACAAGTGTCCTCACTGTAAAAAGAGATTTAGATACAAGCCTTATCTGAAGAAACATGTGCGTATACACACCAATGAGAGGCCGTATCAGTGCAGTGAATGTGGAAAAACCTTTACAGACCTTGGTTCTTTAAAGTCACACCAAAAAACACATTCTGAAGAGAAACCCTATCAGTGTTCATATTGTGATAAACGTTTCCGTCATAAAAGTCAGCTGATCGTCCACGAGagacttcacactggagagaaaccttatctcTGTTCTTACTGTG CATCCTTCGGAAGTGTGACTCTTCTTCTATCTTCCTGA